From the Cryptosporidium parvum Iowa II chromosome 2, whole genome shotgun sequence genome, one window contains:
- a CDS encoding CpCCp3, multidomain extracellular protein with a signal peptide and the following architecture: LH2+LCCL+2xSR+LCCL+pentraxin+2xLCCL: MSATQGKAEYGKKRVSTIIKALAWIAIVCLVKNASSEGLSGEKRHISKDYCRAVPLDGFADFAECAPPSNEAEYTIEVVPVVASGIDLRSEVDIVLYGGDDTQTSPIPISSSITGTVRSLSTKQLDIGAPQQVGIFLKSNTRWKCLKITVVKDYRYWVFSCNGELTPQHRSLTYGVTGNKLYTASIMTGKSGEAGTKGGVEISISGEAGQSDKILLKQGFYSSTLRRMLFRAADVGKIKEISLTNTALDDPWYCEYVRIQSEDGESIDFTVRRWIGRPFSQMVTLTNSISGSENSPAQDIDCNTRAIDIVPRAPVTTITFKVKCPVNCGSEKFATIYGTGIHAASSSICKSAIFDNILTPSGGELVLTIVPSLPKYFGGKGAYSIESSDFFPKPGSEIFSFYTYLSDSIDFIQSEVRVVDSTGNLASSGRLEVRRNGIWGSVSLKGESTVTNELAATLACKQLGYSFGSILPSCTYVNGGNVCTPKGYPISVAGLQCNGNEIDIAQCMFEEPKTTNSMTTVAIQCSSIAPKDTMHGALRIVDSTGVPSRTGAGRLQVYMDGWGSVCSDGFNSVSERVACTQMGYSGVKNGGASTKSCKDFGGEDVCGSEQEQILMVDVACKGDEEKLVNCQHYSSNNIYCVHEEDVVVSCSGSGDPTGNGAYLSEKSPSILPSIPYNKYQFDCNDSPVSIKGAVGTGAIIACPSKCSKASSHIKGSYIYSDDTPVCKAAIHAGIITDEVGGEVVITFVSGQKQYFGSFNNGIQSRSIETSASKSKIRGSDLASIRSFTISKLSATINRRENDFSQQIVNEELPAISPPVLSWVCPTDYPGFRGGKNDFIDATNLPGGDRISSLDDFTISARVLITGGQGTWRTIMAHTECLGISLYIDRDNTIHFDQLCNSDTVSTSYAPAINEWLFLTVAYNFNEKRVVMYINGNEVANKVTGFVFNLKTKLIIGRSSDSDSEYFLGQISNVNIWDKFFTPSEVKSAMEKSWHQKGISGGGELKGKRHTIDGRQCITSCQSEFPVAYKMGGINYATNPSIQIKCDTNLDNARFSSKANKFRVECPAGCSKSRYPVKGHKVYSPKSSICQAAMHMGIISDTGGEFVVALYPGLKQYTGAAGKNNIVSTDENTPQTRSFVVGAAPKPRQLTCSDTASFIFQLPVGERELVSCPSNCGLESDAKVYGMDIYSPISSICRAAIHASKLSSGTAGEIQIEVGPEQFHFEQSNRNGIQSQSTGYYIRSFKIV, translated from the coding sequence ATGAGTGCTACTCAGGGAAAAGCAGAATATGGAAAAAAGAGAGTGAGTACTATTATTAAGGCTTTGGCATGGATTGCAATAGTGTGTCTAGTTAAAAATGCAAGCTCAGAGGGATTATCTGGAGAGAAAAGGCATATTTCTAAGGACTATTGTAGAGCAGTCCCATTAGATGGATTTGCAGATTTTGCTGAATGCGCACCTCCAAGCAATGAAGCAGAATACACTATTGAAGTGGTCCCAGTGGTCGCATCTGGAATCGATTTAAGAAGTGAGGTAGATATAGTTTTATATGGAGGTGATGATACACAGACATCCCCAATTCCAATTTCATCGTCAATAACAGGTACTGTTAGATCTTTAAGTACAAAACAATTGGATATTGGAGCTCCACAGCAAGTCGGAATATTCTTAAAGAGTAATACAAGGTGGAAGTGTTTAAAGATTACTGTTGTTAAAGATTATAGATATTGGGTATTCTCATGTAATGGAGAACTTACTCCTCAACACCGTTCATTGACTTATGGAGTTACtggaaataaattatatactGCAAGCATTATGACAGGAAAGAGTGGTGAAGCAGGAACAAAAGGTGGAGTAGAAATTAGCATTTCAGGAGAAGCTGGTCAAAGTGATAAGATTTTACTCAAACAAGGATTTTACTCTTCAACTTTGAGGAGGATGCTTTTCAGAGCTGCAGATGTTGGAAAGATTAAGGAAATTAGTTTAACAAATACAGCTTTAGATGATCCGTGGTACTGTGAGTATGTTAGAATTCAGTCTGAGGATGGTGAAAGTATCGACTTTACCGTTAGAAGATGGATTGGAAGGCCATTCTCTCAGATGGTAACACTAACAAACAGTATATCTGGGTCAGAAAACTCTCCTGCTCAAGATATTGACTGCAATACCAGAGCAATTGATATTGTCCCAAGAGCTCCAGTTACTACAATTACTTTCAAAGTCAAATGCCCAGTAAATTGTGGTTCAGAAAAGTTTGCAACCATTTATGGTACAGGAATTCATGCAGCTTCATCTTCAATCTGTAAATCTGCGATATTTGACAATATTCTAACTCCTTCAGGAGGAGAGTTAGTACTAACAATAGTCCCAAGTTtaccaaaatattttggtGGAAAGGGTGCATACTCTATAGAATCTTCAGATTTCTTCCCAAAGCCTGGAAGTGAAATTTTTAGCTTCTATACATATTTGAGTGACTCTATTGACTTTATACAGTCTGAAGTCAGAGTCGTTGATTCTACAGGTAACTTGGCATCTTCTGGTAGGCTTGAAGTCAGAAGAAATGGTATTTGGGGAAGCGTTTCATTAAAGGGAGAATCTACTGTAACTAATGAACTTGCTGCTACACTTGCATGCAAACAATTAGGTTACTCATTTGGATCCATTCTTCCTTCTTGCACATATGTTAATGGAGGTAACGTTTGTACTCCGAAAGGATACCCAATCTCTGTTGCTGGATTACAATGTAATGGAAATGAAATCGATATTGCTCAGTGTATGTTCGAGGAACCAAAGACTACTAATAGCATGACAACTGTTGCCATACAGTGCAGTTCAATTGCTCCAAAAGATACGATGCATGGAGCTCTCAGAATTGTTGATTCCACCGGTGTACCTTCAAGAACAGGAGCAGGAAGACTACAAGTTTATATGGATGGATGGGGATCAGTATGTAGTGATGGTTTTAATAGTGTTTCTGAAAGAGTTGCATGTACACAAATGGGATACTCTGGAGTTAAAAATGGAGGAGCTTCAACTAAAAGTTGTAAAGACTTTGGAGGCGAAGATGTATGCGGAAGTGAACAAGAACAAATTCTTATGGTAGATGTTGCATGTAAGGGTGACGAAGAAAAGCTTGTCAACTGTCAGCACTActcatcaaataatatttactGTGTACATGAGGAAGATGTTGTTGTAAGCTGCTCAGGATCAGGTGACCCAACAGGTAATGGTGCCTATTTATCTGAAAAGTCTCCGTCAATCCTGCCATCTATTCCATACAATAAGTACCAATTCGACTGTAATGACAGTCCTGTAAGTATTAAAGGTGCTGTAGGTACAGGTGCAATCATTGCATGTCCATCAAAATGTTCTAAAGCATCTTCTCACATTAAGGGAAGCTATATCTACTCTGACGATACTCCTGTATGTAAGGCTGCCATTCATGCAGGTATTATCACTGATGAAGTTGGAGGAGAAGTTGTTATTACCTTTGTATCTGGTCAGAAACAGTACTTTGGAAGCTTTAACAATGGAATTCAAAGTAGAAGTATTGAAACAAGCGCCTCTAAATCAAAGATTAGAGGCTCAGATTTAGCTTCTATAAGATCCTTCACTATTTCAAAGCTTTCAGCAACAATTAACAGAAGAGAAAATGATTTCAGTCAACAAATTGTTAATGAAGAGCTTCCAGCTATTTCTCCCCCAGTATTATCATGGGTCTGCCCAACAGACTATCCTGGATTCAGAGGTGGAAAGAATGACTTTATTGATGCCACTAACTTACCAGGAGGTGATAGAATCAGCTCTCTAGATGATTTTACTATCTCTGCTAGAGTTCTCATTACTGGTGGACAAGGTACCTGGAGAACTATTATGGCACATACTGAATGCTTGGGTATATCATTATACATTGATAGAGACAACACTATTCATTTTGATCAATTATGTAATTCTGATACTGTCTCAACTTCATATGCACCAGCTATTAACGAATGGTTATTCTTAACTGTTGCATACAACTTTAATGAAAAGAGAGTTGTAATGTATATAAATGGTAACGAAGTTGCTAATAAGGTAACAGGTTTTGTTTTCAATCTCAAGACTAAGCTAATAATTGGAAGAAGTTCAGATTCTGACAGTGAATACTTCTTGGGCCAAATTTCTAATGTTAATATATGGGATAAATTCTTCACTCCAAGTGAGGTCAAATCTGCTATGGAGAAATCTTGGCATCAAAAAGGAATATCTGGTGGTGGAGAGCTTAAAGGTAAAAGACATACAATTGATGGAAGACAATGTATCACTTCCTGTCAATCAGAATTCCCTGTTGCCTATAAAATGGGAGGAATTAACTATGCAACTAATCCATCCATTCAAATCAAATGCGATACTAATTTAGACAATGCAAGATTCTCATCAAAAGCCAATAAATTCAGAGTTGAATGCCCAGCTGGATGTTCAAAAAGTCGATATCCTGTTAAAGGTCATAAAGTATATTCACCAAAGAGTTCAATCTGTCAAGCCGCTATGCATATGGGCATAATAAGTGATACAGGTGGTGAATTTGTTGTTGCTCTTTATCCAGGACTTAAGCAATATACTGGGGCTGCTggaaaaaacaatattgtTAGTACCGATGAAAATACTCCACAAACAAGATCATTTGTTGTTGGAGCTGCTCCAAAACCAAGACAACTTACTTGCTCTGATACTGCAAGCTTTATTTTCCAGTTACCAGTTGGTGAGAGAGAACTAGTTTCTTGCCCAAGCAACTGTGGATTAGAATCTGATGCTAAAGTCTACGGAATGGATATCTATTCTCCTATAAGTTCTATTTGCAGAGCTGCAATTCATGCTTCCAAGCTTTCTTCTGGCACTGCTGGTGAAATTCAAATTGAAGTCGGACCTGAGCAATTCCACTTTGAACAATCTAATAGAAATGGTATTCAGTCTCAATCTACAGGGTATTATATAAGAAGCTTCAAAATAGTCTAA
- a CDS encoding calmodulin translates to MAEQLTEEQIAEFKEAFSLFDKDGDGSITTKELGTVMRSLGQNPTEAELLDMINEVDADGNGTIDFPEFLSLMARKMKDTDTEDELIEAFKVFDRDGNGFISAAELRHVMTNLGEKLSDEEVDEMIREADVDGDGQIMYEEFTKMMLSK, encoded by the coding sequence ATGGCAGAACAATTAACTGAAGAACAGATTGCAGAATTCAAGGAAGCTTTCTCACTCTTTGATAAGGATGGTGATGGTAGCATTACTACAAAGGAGTTGGGAACTGTAATGAGATCTCTTGGACAGAATCCGACTGAAGCTGAGTTGCTTGATATGATTAATGAAGTTGATGCTGATGGTAATGGTACAATCGATTTCCCAGAATTTTTAAGTCTTATGGCTAGAAAAATGAAGGATACTGATACTGAAGATGAACTTATTGAAGCATTCAAGGTATTTGATAGAGATGGCAATGGCTTTATTTCTGCAGCTGAATTGAGACACGTAATGACAAATTTGGGTGAGAAGTTATCTGACGAAGAAGTCGATGAAATGATTAGAGAAGCTGACGTTGATGGTGACGGTCAGATTATGTACGAGGAGTTCACTAAGATGATGCTTTCCAAGTAA
- a CDS encoding translation initiation factor 1 (eIF1), SUI1p (transcripts identified by EST): MASSSDTVGIPTPFVVDALSEVGKSSSGYVHIRNQQRNGKKSLTTVQGLSAEFDLKRLLKAFKKNFSCNGTIIDDPEHGPILQIQGDHRHNVARFLVGENIVNSDEIKIHGA; this comes from the coding sequence ATGGCCTCATCTTCAGATACGGTTGGAATTCCCACACCGTTTGTCGTAGACGCACTATCAGAAGTTGGAAAGAGCTCCTCTGGCTACGTTCACATAAGAAACCAACAACGTAATGGCAAGAAGAGTTTAACAACTGTACAGGGACTCAGCGCTGAGTTTGACTTAAAAAGGTTATTAAAAGCTTTCAAGAAAAACTTCAGCTGTAATGGAACAATAATTGATGACCCAGAGCATGGAccaattcttcaaattcaggGAGATCATCGACACAACGTAGCTAGGTTCCTAGTTGGAGAGAATATTGTTAATTCTGACGAAATAAAGATACACGGAGCTTGA
- a CDS encoding conserved protein with 4x transmembrane domains: protein MNMELEFVGQSSLSNPAGMNQLNNVNHKNAMMNEDVAGAPIMASILNSATHPTICLFQVLFKVLAFLSFIFGPFFFRFFSNNSFILTFFLTSILLSLDFWTVKNVTGRILVGMRWWYEITKDGETVWMFENCNESKNTNTNVSSSTDKSVFWVTTYGWALLWVVIIVFQFLSLKFQWISLSVIAITLSFSNLIGYTKCIRSSRNIQKDWITNIAVKTIMSNAQNMV from the coding sequence ATGAATATGGAGTTGGAGTTTGTGGGGCAAAGTAGCCTGTCTAATCCAGCTGGCATGAATCAGCTAAATAACGTTAATCATAAGAATGCAATGATGAATGAAGATGTAGCAGGAGCACCAATTATGGCAAGCATACTAAATTCCGCAACTCATCCTACGATTTGTCTTTTCCAAGTTCTATTTAAGGTTCTAGcatttttatcttttatttttggaccattttttttcagatttttttctaataatagCTTTATTTTGACATTTTTCCTTACATCTATATTACTTTCTTTGGATTTCTGGACTGTAAAGAATGTGACAGGAAGAATTTTGGTTGGAATGAGATGGTGGTATGAGATTACTAAGGACGGGGAGACCGTTTGGATGTTTGAAAATTGTAATGAATctaaaaatacaaatacCAATGTTTCATCAAGCACTGACAAATCAGTCTTTTGGGTTACAACATATGGATGGGCTTTACTTTGGGTTGTTATTATagtatttcaatttctttcaCTGAAATTTCAGTGGATTTCACTTTCAGTAATAGCTATTACACTTTCATTCTCAAACTTAATTGGATATACAAAGTGTATTCGTTCGTCcagaaatattcaaaaggATTGGATTACTAATATTGCAGTTAAGACAATTATGAGTAATGCTCAAAATATGGTTTAG
- a CDS encoding phosphatidylinositol N-acetylglucosaminyltransferase subunit PIG-P, involved in GPI anchor biosynthesis, multitransmembrane domain, translating to DSETLTQKTKYFNSINCCFNLVVYLCWMFIPDEYLNQINITYYPDRMWGITVPIYMLFLPFMTIITYNCISILNVRPTNSFDLIIDESTRYIDLSFLYKFEDLEQIKSICKSTLKIYTMVNKNPGEKITEGGRSDHEKKYELYDDPKSAVIRQAFKSEDVTLDLVHLNNEIDSIHNNKNIIPVADLPLPLVCEMIYSDKFAGKQ from the coding sequence GATTCAGAAACGCTAACTCAAAAaactaaatatttcaattctaTTAACTGCTGTTTTAATTTAGTTGTATATTTATGTTGGATGTTTATACCTGATGAGTACTTAAATCAAATCAATATAACATATTACCCAGATAGGATGTGGGGAATTACTGTTCCAATATATATGTTATTTTTGCCCTTCATGACAATAATAACATATAATTGTATATCAATTCTTAATGTCAGGCCAACCAATTCATTTGACCTGATTATAGATGAATCAACAAGATACATTGATCTATCGTTTCTTTATAAATTCGAGGATTTAGAACAAATTAAGTCAATTTGCAAATCAACCTTGAAAATTTATACAATGGTAAATAAAAATCCTGGTGAAAAAATTACTGAAGGAGGTAGAAGTGACCACGAGAAAAAGTATGAACTCTATGACGATCCAAAAAGTGCTGTAATTAGACAAGCTTTTAAAAGTGAAGATGTGACTTTAGATCTAGTCCATTTAAATAACGAAATAGATTCGATACATAACAATAAAAACATTATTCCAGTGGCAGACTTGCCACTTCCTTTAGTTTGTGAAATGATATACTCGGATAAGTTTGCAGGGAAACAGTAA
- a CDS encoding Pre3p/proteasome regulatory subunit beta type 6, NTN hydrolase fold — protein sequence NIFSHNLFCEPLWRNFELVCLINEFKISKKARTKDQKIMELDFLNGEIETGTTIVALKYKDGLVLAADGRTSTGPIIAFRAARKITQITDKVFMCRSGSAADTQIISRYVRRIVQDHELETGEDTKVKSVASVARLISYQNKEHLLADMIIAGMDPNGEFKVFRIPLGGTLIEGSYAISGSGSGYIYSMLDSKYHSEMDLDECKSFARDLVSHAMFRDSSSGGIIRIIVINKSGVEEFVVPGEDVPNL from the coding sequence aatatattttcccATAATTTATTCTGTGAACCTCTTTGGCgcaattttgaattagtGTGCTTAATAAACGAATTTAAAATAAGTAAGAAAGCTAGAACAAAGGATCAGAAAATCATGGAACTGGATTTTTTGAATGGAGAAATTGAGACAGGAACCACAATTGTGGCATTGAAATACAAGGATGGGTTGGTTCTAGCAGCAGATGGAAGAACCTCCACTGGACCAATTATTGCTTTTAGAGCAGCAAGGAAGATAACTCAAATTACTGATAAAGTATTTATGTGCCGTTCTGGATCTGCAGCAGACACCCAAATTATTTCTAGATATGTACGCCGAATTGTTCAGGATCACGAGCTTGAGACTGGCGAAGATACAAAAGTGAAGTCTGTCGCTTCTGTTGCTAGATTGATATCATATCAGAATAAAGAACACTTATTAGCAGATATGATCATTGCAGGAATGGATCCAAATGGTGAATTTAAAGTTTTCAGGATCCCATTGGGGGGAACTTTGATTGAAGGTTCATATGCAATATCAGGATCAGGATCAGGCTATATTTACTCTATGTTAGACTCTAAGTACCATTCAGAAATGGACCTTGATGAATGTAAATCTTTTGCTAGGGATTTAGTTTCCCACGCTATGTTCAGAGACTCTTCTTCTGGTGGCATTATCAGAATTATAGTCATTAACAAGAGTGGAGTGGAGGAATTTGTAGTTCCTGGAGAAGACGTTCCTAACCTATAA
- a CDS encoding drosophila CG6013 like HMG domain containing protein with a coiled coil region at the N-terminus, producing MGYGGMNQKALEARERKQAAALEKKRKEEERAENEKWRDDDKHANRKIERRKEALNKQEEKQQKKQELKKLYEEEDSKIISNKAKTATGNKLTKAEIAKRTLMFAMQSSSGISRNKSEESGYDDLLVENPNRIEKELRIETESKNIEYISASTLDEALLALGVDDKQSADMHPEKRQKAAWLAYVDNNLPILKNENPTLKRSQLLQMLQKNWKKSPENPMNENPKLT from the coding sequence ATGGGATATGGTGGTATGAATCAGAAGGCTCTTGAAGCCCGAGAAAGAAAACAGGCAGCAGCtttagaaaagaagagaaaagAGGAGGAACGTGCAGAGAACGAAAAGTGGAGAGATGATGACAAACATGCTAATAGGAAGATTGAAAGAAGAAAGGAGGCATTAAATAAGCAAGAAGAGAAACAACAAAAGAAACAGGAGTTAAAGAAGTTATATGAGGAAGAAGATTCTAAGATAATTTCAAACAAAGCCAAGACAGCAACAGGAAACAAGCTTACAAAGGCTGAGATAGCGAAAAGAACTTTGATGTTTGCAATGCAGTCTTCTTCAGGTATTTCTCGCAACAAAAGTGAAGAGTCAGGATACGACGATTTACTTGTGGAGAATCCCAATAGGATTGAGAAAGAACTTAGGATTGAAACTGAGTCtaagaatattgaatatatttctgCATCAACACTTGATGAAGCTCTTTTGGCTCTTGGAGTTGATGATAAGCAGAGTGCAGATATGCATCCAGAGAAGAGACAAAAAGCTGCATGGCTAGCTTACGTAGATAACAACCTTCCAATTCTAAAGAATGAGAATCCCACATTAAAAAGGTCTCAACTTCTTCAGATGTTACAAAAGAATTGGAAGAAGTCTCCTGAGAATCCTATGAACGAAAATCCTAAACttacttga